In Rhodoferax koreense, a genomic segment contains:
- a CDS encoding ABC transporter substrate-binding protein — MGALGTLGLLGATAASAATDLVIATVNNGHMITMQKLTKFFEAANPDVKVKWVTLEEGVLRQRVTTDIATKGGQFDVMTIGLYEAPIWSKKGWLAPINTDAAYDVDDLLPAIRSGLSQDGKLYAAPFYGESSMTMYRADLVKAAGLTMPANPTWTDMANIVAKIHDPAKGVYGLCLRGKPGWGDNMAFLTTMVNTYGGQWFDMAWKPQIDSKPWHDAISQYVDLMKKYGPPGASANSFNENLALFNEGKCGVWIDATIAASFVSDPKQSKVADKVAFTQAPTAVTPKGANWLWSWNLAVPASSKKPELAQKFITWATSKDYVNLVAKEEGWIAVPTGTRKSTYANADFQKVAKFAPEELKAINSANPTDSTLPKSPYVGVQFASIPEFQAIGIAVGQQMSAALSGKVTVDAALKTSQTAAEREMTKGGYYKK, encoded by the coding sequence ATGGGCGCGTTGGGCACGTTGGGCCTGCTGGGCGCCACGGCCGCCTCCGCCGCCACCGATCTGGTGATCGCCACCGTGAACAACGGCCACATGATCACCATGCAGAAGCTGACCAAGTTCTTCGAGGCGGCGAACCCTGATGTCAAGGTGAAGTGGGTCACGCTCGAGGAAGGCGTGCTGCGCCAGCGCGTCACCACCGACATCGCCACCAAGGGCGGCCAGTTCGACGTGATGACCATCGGCCTGTACGAAGCGCCGATCTGGTCCAAGAAGGGCTGGCTCGCGCCGATCAACACCGACGCCGCCTACGATGTGGACGACCTGCTGCCGGCCATCCGCAGCGGCCTGTCGCAGGACGGCAAGCTGTATGCCGCGCCTTTCTACGGCGAAAGCTCGATGACCATGTACCGCGCCGATCTGGTCAAGGCCGCCGGCCTGACCATGCCGGCCAACCCGACATGGACCGACATGGCCAACATCGTGGCCAAGATCCACGACCCGGCCAAGGGCGTCTACGGCCTGTGCCTGCGCGGCAAGCCGGGCTGGGGCGACAACATGGCCTTCCTCACGACGATGGTCAACACCTACGGCGGCCAGTGGTTCGACATGGCCTGGAAGCCGCAGATCGACAGCAAGCCCTGGCACGACGCGATCTCGCAATACGTCGACCTGATGAAGAAGTACGGCCCGCCCGGCGCTTCGGCCAACAGCTTCAACGAGAACCTGGCGCTGTTCAACGAAGGCAAGTGCGGCGTGTGGATCGACGCGACGATTGCCGCTTCCTTCGTCAGCGATCCGAAGCAGTCCAAGGTGGCCGACAAGGTGGCCTTCACCCAGGCGCCGACGGCGGTGACGCCCAAGGGCGCGAACTGGTTGTGGTCGTGGAACCTGGCCGTGCCGGCGTCGAGCAAGAAGCCCGAACTCGCCCAGAAGTTCATCACCTGGGCCACGTCCAAGGACTACGTGAACCTGGTGGCCAAGGAAGAAGGCTGGATCGCCGTGCCCACCGGCACCCGCAAGTCCACCTATGCCAACGCCGATTTCCAGAAGGTGGCCAAGTTCGCGCCTGAAGAACTCAAGGCCATCAACAGCGCCAACCCGACCGACAGCACGCTGCCGAAGTCGCCGTATGTCGGCGTGCAGTTCGCCTCGATCCCGGAGTTCCAGGCGATCGGCATCGCCGTCGGCCAGCAGATGAGCGCGGCGCTGTCGGGCAAGGTCACGGTGGATGCGGCGCTGAAGACATCGCAGACGGCCGCCGAGCGTGAGATGACCAAGGGCGGGTACTACAAGAAGTAA
- a CDS encoding carbohydrate ABC transporter permease: MSRFLPRALMAPSIVTLFLWMIVPLVMTLYFSVIHYNLMQPGETGFVGLENFHYFITDPDFWPSVMHTIQLLGSVIVITVVLGVGLALLVNEPFPGQGIVRVLLISPFFVMPTVNALLWKHMMMNPIYGVLAHVWQFFGLTPIDWMTDYPLLSVIVMLSWQWLPFACLIFITSLQSLDREQMDAAGMDGATRFDKFWYLVLPHMGRSIAVVVMIEMIFLLSVFAEIFTTTGGGPGNDSTNLAFLIFKQALMNFDVGVASAGALFAVILANIAAVFLIRMVGKNLD, encoded by the coding sequence ATGTCACGATTCCTCCCCCGTGCGCTCATGGCGCCGTCCATCGTCACGCTCTTCCTGTGGATGATCGTGCCGCTGGTGATGACGCTGTATTTCTCCGTCATCCACTACAACCTGATGCAGCCCGGCGAGACCGGCTTCGTCGGCCTGGAAAACTTCCACTACTTCATCACCGACCCGGACTTCTGGCCGTCGGTGATGCACACCATCCAGCTGCTGGGCTCGGTGATCGTGATCACGGTGGTGCTGGGCGTGGGCCTGGCCCTGCTGGTGAACGAGCCATTCCCGGGCCAGGGCATCGTCCGCGTGCTGCTGATCTCGCCATTCTTCGTCATGCCCACGGTGAACGCGCTGCTGTGGAAACACATGATGATGAACCCCATCTACGGCGTGCTCGCGCATGTGTGGCAGTTCTTCGGCCTCACGCCGATCGACTGGATGACCGACTACCCGCTGCTGTCGGTGATCGTCATGCTGAGCTGGCAATGGCTGCCGTTCGCCTGCCTGATCTTCATCACCTCGCTGCAGTCGCTGGACCGTGAACAGATGGACGCCGCCGGCATGGACGGCGCCACGCGCTTCGACAAGTTCTGGTACCTGGTGCTGCCGCACATGGGCCGCTCCATCGCCGTGGTCGTGATGATCGAGATGATCTTCCTGCTGAGCGTGTTCGCCGAAATCTTCACCACCACCGGTGGCGGACCCGGCAACGACAGCACCAACCTGGCCTTCCTGATCTTCAAGCAGGCGCTGATGAACTTCGACGTGGGCGTGGCCTCGGCCGGTGCCTTGTTCGCGGTGATCCTGGCCAACATCGCCGCCGTGTTTCTGATCCGCATGGTCGGCAAGAACCTCGACTGA